One genomic window of Pantanalinema sp. includes the following:
- a CDS encoding ABC transporter ATP-binding protein, whose protein sequence is MIRGIAGLVDHPEERAQHGGKILRRLSRELRPHGAQLATTLLLVAVAALSQALVPWLIGRAIDGPIMHRDAGGLLSIMLLMLAVSVAGGLASRAQMIQIGGTGQRILASLRDRLFDKLQSLPIAFFDRQAKGDLMSRVSSDVDTLNQLLAQGLTQVIGAILSLCGILVAMLALNVPLALATMAVIPIMLLTTTLLARRARKAYRTTRETTGAVMADLQEEIEGVRESQAFNRTEANIARFRARNARNRDANISATAVSSAFSPSIELLAALTNAVVVGYGSYLALHGTISVGLVAAFLLYAQQFFRPIQLATQVAAQSQSALAGAERIYSILDEAPETPDAPEATALGAVQGRIAFDGVSFGYGAGRQVLSEISFAIEPGQTVALVGPTGAGKTTIAGLIPRFYDVSAGRVTLDGVDLRALRRADLRRQIAIVPQEAFLFSGTIAENLAFGRPEADQAEIERVAREVGAHGFIVGLAEGYRTRIGQAGVQLSQGQRQLLSIARAVLSERPILILDEATSNVDTKTEATIQAALDRLLSGRTSLVIAHRLSTIRNADQILVIAGGAIAERGTHSELMALGGRYAELYRTQFGHPPLGPV, encoded by the coding sequence ATGATTCGAGGGATCGCGGGGCTGGTCGACCATCCCGAAGAGCGGGCGCAGCACGGCGGCAAGATCCTCCGGCGCCTTTCACGAGAGCTGCGCCCCCACGGCGCGCAGCTGGCCACGACCCTGCTGCTGGTCGCGGTGGCCGCCCTCTCCCAGGCGCTCGTCCCCTGGCTCATCGGCCGGGCGATCGACGGGCCGATCATGCACCGCGACGCGGGCGGCCTCCTGTCGATCATGCTCCTCATGCTCGCCGTGAGCGTGGCGGGGGGGCTGGCCAGCCGGGCCCAGATGATCCAGATCGGCGGCACCGGCCAGCGAATCCTCGCCAGCCTGCGCGATCGCCTGTTCGACAAGCTCCAGAGCCTGCCCATCGCCTTCTTCGACAGGCAGGCCAAGGGCGATCTCATGAGCCGGGTGAGCAGCGACGTCGACACCCTTAACCAGCTGCTCGCCCAGGGGCTCACCCAGGTCATCGGGGCGATCCTCAGCCTGTGCGGCATCCTGGTGGCCATGCTGGCGCTCAACGTTCCGCTCGCGCTCGCCACCATGGCCGTCATCCCGATCATGCTGCTGACCACCACCCTGCTGGCGCGCCGAGCGCGCAAGGCCTACCGGACGACCCGCGAGACGACCGGCGCGGTCATGGCGGACCTGCAGGAAGAGATCGAGGGCGTTCGCGAGTCGCAGGCCTTCAATCGCACCGAGGCGAACATCGCGCGCTTTCGCGCGCGCAACGCCAGGAACCGCGACGCCAACATCTCGGCGACGGCGGTGAGCTCGGCTTTCTCCCCTTCGATCGAGCTGCTCGCCGCGCTGACCAACGCCGTGGTCGTCGGCTACGGCTCGTACCTGGCGCTTCACGGGACGATCTCCGTCGGGCTGGTCGCGGCCTTCCTGCTCTACGCCCAGCAGTTCTTCCGCCCCATCCAGCTCGCCACCCAGGTCGCTGCCCAGTCCCAGTCCGCCCTGGCCGGGGCCGAGCGCATCTACTCCATCCTCGACGAGGCCCCCGAGACCCCGGACGCCCCCGAGGCGACGGCACTCGGCGCGGTCCAGGGCCGCATCGCCTTCGATGGGGTCTCTTTCGGCTACGGCGCGGGCCGCCAGGTGCTCTCGGAAATCTCGTTCGCCATCGAGCCGGGGCAGACGGTCGCGCTGGTCGGGCCCACCGGCGCCGGCAAGACCACCATCGCGGGCCTCATCCCCCGCTTCTACGACGTCAGCGCGGGCAGGGTCACCCTCGACGGGGTGGACCTTCGCGCCCTGCGGCGCGCGGACCTTCGCCGGCAGATCGCCATCGTGCCTCAGGAGGCCTTCCTGTTCAGCGGGACGATCGCCGAGAACCTCGCCTTCGGGCGCCCGGAGGCCGATCAAGCCGAGATCGAGCGCGTCGCGCGCGAGGTGGGCGCCCACGGCTTCATCGTGGGGCTCGCCGAGGGCTACCGGACGCGTATCGGCCAGGCAGGGGTTCAGCTCAGCCAGGGCCAGCGCCAGCTGCTCTCGATCGCCCGCGCGGTGCTCTCGGAGCGGCCGATCCTCATCCTGGACGAGGCGACCAGCAACGTGGACACCAAGACCGAGGCGACCATCCAGGCAGCGCTCGATCGCCTGCTTTCGGGCCGTACCAGCCTCGTCATCGCGCACCGCCTGAGCACCATCCGCAACGCGGACCAGATCCTGGTCATCGCGGGCGGAGCCATCGCCGAGCGCGGCACCCACTCCGAGCTCATGGCGCTCGGCGGGCGCTACGCGGAGCTGTACCGGACGCAGTTCGGCCACCCCCCTCTTGGCCCGGTCTGA
- a CDS encoding acyl-CoA dehydrogenase family protein, whose product MNVDSKVSPQQADAERDFFASDRSFRRLMQRRLPPEQRDRGMAWLQEMGRMATDVIPPLSELANQHPPTLKAYDAWGERIDAVECHPSYREMTRLAYGAGLGGMYHDPALRAREGGVSHVLAFGLGYVFAQAEQGLYCPICMTEGAARLVAAFGDEALKARYLPGLTSRDPETLLQGAMFLTEKQGGSDVGANLATARQVGDHWELFGDKWFCSNAGEAGVMMVLARPEGAPSGTRGLGLFLMPSTWVDGSANRYRINRLKDKLGTRSMPSAEISLEGARAFAVGDLGRGFAYMTEMLNLSRTYNAVASVALMRRALYECLGYAQERAAFGHLIEAYPMVRRQLVEMTLEQEASMALVWETIALLDRQDDGLATLEQRKLLRLLTPQIKYHTARQAVDFASQACEFLGGNGYVETFITPRLLRDAQVLPIWEGTTNILVLDVVRCLEKEGAHEVLFESLRARLGALRQPESAPYRGQALAALDRLVQGFQQLASAGQERTLFAKEWSDWAIRVYQATLLLESAEEDVALGEGRMLAIAAKFIRRHFERQAPGMGGWGADLSDHTLFEAIARHAPLTPDQAVRALA is encoded by the coding sequence ATGAACGTCGATTCAAAGGTCTCTCCCCAGCAGGCTGATGCCGAACGCGACTTCTTCGCGTCCGACCGCAGCTTCAGGCGCCTGATGCAGCGGCGCTTGCCTCCTGAGCAGCGCGACCGGGGAATGGCCTGGCTCCAGGAGATGGGACGGATGGCCACCGACGTCATTCCGCCTCTGTCCGAGCTCGCCAACCAGCATCCGCCGACCCTCAAGGCCTACGACGCCTGGGGCGAGCGCATCGACGCGGTCGAGTGCCATCCGAGCTACCGCGAGATGACCCGCCTGGCCTACGGGGCGGGCCTCGGCGGCATGTACCACGACCCGGCGCTTCGCGCTCGCGAGGGCGGGGTCTCGCACGTCCTGGCCTTCGGCCTCGGCTACGTCTTCGCCCAGGCCGAGCAGGGCCTCTACTGTCCCATCTGCATGACCGAGGGCGCAGCCCGCCTGGTCGCGGCCTTCGGGGACGAAGCCCTCAAGGCGCGCTACCTGCCGGGGCTGACCTCGCGGGATCCCGAAACGCTGCTGCAGGGGGCCATGTTCCTCACCGAGAAGCAGGGCGGCTCGGACGTGGGGGCGAACCTCGCCACCGCCCGGCAGGTCGGGGATCACTGGGAGCTCTTCGGCGACAAGTGGTTCTGCAGCAACGCCGGCGAGGCCGGCGTCATGATGGTCCTGGCGCGCCCCGAGGGGGCCCCGTCGGGCACCAGGGGCCTCGGCCTCTTCCTGATGCCCAGTACCTGGGTGGACGGATCCGCCAACCGCTACCGCATCAATCGCCTCAAGGACAAGCTGGGCACCCGATCCATGCCGAGCGCCGAGATCTCGCTCGAAGGCGCCCGCGCGTTCGCGGTGGGGGACCTGGGGCGCGGCTTCGCCTACATGACCGAGATGCTCAACCTGAGCCGCACCTACAACGCGGTGGCGTCGGTCGCCCTCATGCGGCGCGCCCTGTACGAGTGCCTGGGATACGCGCAAGAGCGCGCGGCCTTCGGCCACCTGATCGAGGCCTACCCCATGGTCCGGCGCCAGCTGGTGGAGATGACCCTCGAGCAGGAGGCCTCCATGGCCCTGGTGTGGGAGACGATCGCCCTGCTGGACCGGCAGGACGACGGCCTGGCGACCCTTGAGCAGCGGAAGCTCTTGCGCCTCTTGACCCCTCAGATCAAGTATCACACGGCGCGCCAGGCCGTGGACTTCGCCTCGCAGGCGTGCGAGTTCCTGGGCGGCAACGGCTACGTCGAGACCTTCATCACCCCGCGGCTCTTGCGCGACGCCCAGGTGCTGCCCATCTGGGAGGGGACCACCAACATCCTGGTCCTGGACGTGGTGCGCTGCCTGGAGAAGGAGGGCGCCCACGAGGTCCTCTTCGAATCGCTGCGCGCGCGCCTCGGCGCCCTGCGTCAGCCCGAGTCGGCGCCGTATCGCGGCCAGGCCCTGGCAGCACTCGATCGCCTGGTGCAGGGCTTCCAGCAGCTGGCCTCGGCAGGTCAGGAACGGACCCTCTTCGCCAAGGAGTGGAGCGACTGGGCCATCCGCGTCTACCAGGCGACGCTGCTTTTGGAGTCGGCCGAGGAAGACGTGGCGCTCGGCGAGGGACGGATGCTCGCGATCGCCGCAAAGTTCATTCGTCGCCACTTCGAGCGCCAGGCCCCCGGCATGGGCGGGTGGGGAGCGGATCTCAGCGACCACACCCTGTTCGAAGCGATCGCGAGGCACGCCCCGCTGACGCCGGACCAAGCCGTCAGGGCCCTGGCCTGA
- a CDS encoding ATP-binding protein, with the protein MRGLVLLGALLWGLVCYEVVSEVGRPFAGFRYESNLNVSPQTVPSWNGPRQGLAPYDRLVSANGVALRTTLDLQRLIARSAPGTPVVYEVDRNGRRLAITVKIQQLQWRDVVIGFAPTLLIGLLHIVIGSMAFFLNPTSPAVRAHLLLALTLGVGLQTLGIDFSFSQWFPRLYLLLVCFLGATGAHLALTFPRPLPLIARKPRLLVLAYLPAALLAIAYQLDYRPFGIAASAPPHYFGNTLVVWGILSALGFLVLLTRLLLVATNGRSRTARQQGLIVLIGAVAGYLPSVVAYVIPIVMNQGDRLSMRQINLAYALCTIFPVTVAYAMLRHRLFGIRMVIKRTMTYAFVSMVLTVLYFALVHVTDRILEPHSRAGGVLAILVLTMVFAPLHQWTQRVLERLFFRASYDPQRITAEFGDALKSLHDPQEIVSLFADRLQAALQPRALAVVLEGSFGDLKVLRADKPAAAERLEEGISIPLRSGASRIGTLQLGPRRTGYAYDEHDGLFLNNLAQQMTGALRSAELFRALQARNAELEEANHHLKELDRLKSNFLNAASHELRTPLASIVGYAEFLEDGLGGELSETQATYVGQIQAGAGRLQRLVEDLLDFARVEAGTLAIQLEPIDLVEKVRGVIDGLRPQARAVQVSLAEELPSEPLVLDLDAQRIEQVLFNLMANAIKFTPEGGEVTISLRETPEGARVEVRDTGIGIAREHVPHLFQKFFQVNTGTTRQYGGTGLGLSIAKAFVEAHAGRIGVESTPDEGSVFWFSLPRAPENASGLADPEAPLGQLA; encoded by the coding sequence ATGCGGGGCCTGGTCCTCCTCGGGGCGCTCCTGTGGGGCCTGGTGTGTTACGAGGTCGTGAGCGAGGTGGGACGGCCCTTCGCGGGCTTCCGCTACGAATCGAACCTCAACGTCTCGCCCCAGACCGTACCCAGCTGGAATGGGCCGCGACAGGGCCTCGCACCCTACGATCGCCTCGTCTCGGCCAACGGCGTCGCGCTGCGCACGACCCTGGACCTCCAGCGCTTGATCGCCCGTAGCGCCCCCGGCACGCCCGTCGTCTACGAGGTGGACCGCAACGGGCGCAGACTCGCCATCACGGTCAAAATCCAGCAGTTGCAATGGCGCGACGTCGTGATCGGCTTCGCCCCGACGCTCCTCATCGGCCTGCTGCACATCGTGATCGGAAGCATGGCCTTCTTCCTCAACCCCACCTCCCCCGCGGTGCGGGCGCACCTTCTGCTCGCGCTCACGCTCGGGGTCGGCCTGCAGACGCTCGGCATCGACTTTTCGTTTTCCCAGTGGTTCCCGCGCCTGTACCTCCTTCTCGTCTGCTTCCTCGGCGCAACCGGCGCGCACCTGGCGCTGACCTTTCCGCGCCCCTTGCCGCTGATCGCGCGCAAACCCCGGTTGCTCGTCCTGGCGTACCTGCCGGCGGCGCTGCTCGCCATCGCCTACCAGCTGGACTACCGCCCCTTCGGGATCGCCGCCTCGGCCCCCCCCCACTACTTCGGCAACACGCTCGTCGTCTGGGGTATCCTGAGCGCCCTCGGCTTCCTGGTCCTTCTCACCCGCCTGCTGCTGGTCGCGACGAACGGCAGGTCCCGCACGGCGCGCCAGCAGGGCTTGATCGTCCTGATCGGGGCGGTGGCGGGGTACCTGCCGAGCGTGGTGGCGTACGTGATCCCGATCGTGATGAACCAGGGGGACCGGCTCTCGATGCGGCAGATCAACCTGGCATACGCGCTCTGCACGATCTTCCCCGTGACGGTCGCCTACGCCATGCTGCGCCACCGGCTGTTCGGGATCCGCATGGTCATCAAGCGAACGATGACCTACGCGTTCGTCTCGATGGTGCTGACCGTTCTCTACTTCGCGCTCGTGCACGTGACGGATCGCATCCTCGAACCGCACTCGCGCGCGGGCGGCGTGCTCGCCATCCTCGTCCTGACGATGGTCTTCGCCCCTCTGCACCAGTGGACCCAGCGCGTGCTCGAGCGGCTCTTCTTCCGGGCGTCCTACGATCCCCAGCGCATCACCGCCGAGTTCGGCGACGCCCTCAAGTCGCTGCACGATCCCCAGGAAATCGTGTCCCTCTTCGCCGACAGGCTCCAAGCCGCCCTGCAGCCGCGGGCCCTGGCGGTGGTGCTCGAAGGGTCGTTCGGTGACCTGAAGGTCTTGAGGGCCGACAAGCCCGCGGCGGCCGAGCGCCTCGAGGAGGGCATCAGCATTCCCTTGCGCTCGGGCGCAAGTCGCATCGGGACGCTCCAGCTCGGCCCTCGCAGGACGGGGTATGCCTACGACGAACACGACGGCCTGTTCCTGAACAACCTGGCCCAGCAGATGACCGGCGCGCTGCGCAGTGCCGAGCTGTTCCGCGCGCTGCAGGCGCGCAACGCGGAGCTCGAAGAGGCCAACCATCACCTCAAGGAGCTGGACCGCCTCAAGAGCAACTTCCTCAACGCCGCCTCGCACGAGCTGCGCACGCCGCTCGCCTCGATCGTGGGCTACGCGGAGTTCCTCGAGGACGGGCTAGGAGGCGAGCTGAGCGAGACCCAGGCGACCTACGTCGGACAGATCCAGGCCGGTGCGGGCCGCCTGCAGCGCCTGGTGGAGGACCTGCTGGATTTCGCGCGGGTGGAGGCCGGGACCCTCGCGATCCAGCTCGAGCCGATCGATCTGGTGGAGAAGGTCCGGGGCGTGATCGACGGCCTCAGGCCCCAGGCGCGCGCGGTCCAGGTTTCCCTGGCAGAAGAGCTGCCGTCAGAGCCCCTGGTGCTCGACCTGGACGCGCAGCGCATCGAGCAGGTGCTCTTCAACCTCATGGCCAACGCCATCAAGTTCACCCCGGAAGGGGGCGAGGTCACGATCTCCCTGCGAGAAACCCCCGAGGGGGCCCGCGTGGAGGTCAGGGACACGGGCATCGGGATCGCGCGCGAGCACGTGCCTCACCTCTTCCAGAAATTCTTCCAGGTCAACACCGGCACCACGCGCCAGTACGGCGGGACCGGGCTCGGGCTCTCCATCGCCAAGGCCTTCGTCGAAGCCCACGCGGGCCGGATCGGCGTCGAGAGCACGCCCGACGAGGGCAGCGTCTTCTGGTTCAGCCTGCCCCGCGCCCCCGAGAACGCCTCCGGCCTAGCGGATCCCGAGGCGCCGCTCGGGCAGCTCGCGTGA
- a CDS encoding OsmC family protein — translation MAEKAIVDGIDTQRLEATVTMFREQPELADFTFRATNTWQEGTHSTARIEKFCRAGKEDDSRREPVAIEADEPPVLLGHDIGANPVEHVLVALSACLTTSLVANAAARGITLRSVTSKLEGDLDVRGFLGISDEVRNGYRNIRVSFDIDADAPKETLEELVAIAKSRSPVFDIVSHGVPVEVVLET, via the coding sequence ATGGCGGAGAAAGCAATCGTTGACGGGATCGACACGCAGCGCCTCGAGGCGACGGTCACCATGTTCCGTGAACAGCCGGAGCTCGCCGACTTCACGTTCCGCGCGACCAACACCTGGCAGGAGGGGACTCACAGCACGGCCCGCATCGAGAAATTCTGCAGGGCGGGCAAGGAAGACGATTCGCGGCGTGAGCCCGTGGCGATCGAAGCGGATGAGCCGCCCGTCCTGCTCGGCCACGACATCGGGGCCAACCCGGTCGAGCACGTGCTGGTCGCGCTCTCCGCTTGCCTCACCACGTCCCTGGTGGCGAACGCGGCCGCCCGCGGCATCACCCTGCGCTCGGTCACCTCGAAGCTGGAAGGCGACCTGGACGTACGCGGCTTCCTCGGCATCTCGGACGAGGTCCGCAACGGCTACCGGAACATCCGGGTGAGCTTCGACATCGACGCCGACGCGCCCAAAGAGACCCTCGAGGAGCTGGTCGCGATCGCGAAGAGCCGCTCGCCCGTCTTCGACATCGTCAGCCACGGGGTACCGGTGGAGGTGGTCCTCGAAACGTAG
- a CDS encoding APC family permease gives MTSTPTGRLGLPSAVGLAVATMIGSGVFVTSGLLARDLSPAAILLEWLLGGVLAACGASCYAAVAAHVPRSGGEYRFLHDLYHPFAGYAAGWVTIVFGFAAPIAMAAMAAGAYAEALGARGFALPIALALVIGLGAVQASGLRWGVALQNLGVVVKVATILLFAGAALFSGILDPARVLPTPAVLAELSSMPFAVGQIYVGFAFTGWSAAVYMASEVEDPARNVPRAMWLGCGLVAGIYLLLNFVFVSALSSAELATVAQSQSSALTLGHLVAVRLLGPAGGTLASVMVLAVLVSSVVAMSMTGPRVCAAMAEDGYLPTWMRWGEGRWGGAGAVGLMTALSAVMTVTNSFEALLGAVGVTLAVFGALSACAVLRIEGLRLGRRRGVALAVYLLGAGWGVLSTLEAYPMTLAWMLLTLLAAALAYRLTSRELPERRLGIR, from the coding sequence ATGACCTCAACCCCCACTGGGCGCCTGGGCCTGCCGAGCGCGGTGGGCCTCGCCGTCGCCACCATGATCGGCAGCGGGGTGTTCGTCACCAGCGGCCTGCTGGCCAGGGATCTCTCGCCGGCTGCGATCCTGCTGGAGTGGTTGCTGGGGGGCGTGCTCGCGGCGTGCGGCGCGAGCTGCTACGCGGCGGTGGCGGCCCATGTGCCGCGCAGCGGGGGCGAGTACCGCTTCCTTCACGACCTGTACCACCCCTTCGCCGGGTACGCGGCGGGGTGGGTCACCATCGTCTTCGGCTTCGCCGCCCCGATCGCCATGGCCGCGATGGCCGCCGGCGCTTACGCCGAGGCCCTCGGGGCCCGCGGGTTCGCCCTTCCAATCGCGCTCGCCCTGGTGATCGGGCTCGGGGCGGTCCAGGCCTCGGGCCTGAGGTGGGGCGTGGCGCTCCAGAACCTGGGGGTCGTCGTCAAGGTGGCGACGATCCTGCTCTTCGCGGGGGCGGCCCTCTTCTCGGGCATCCTCGATCCCGCGCGGGTCCTGCCGACGCCCGCCGTGCTCGCTGAGCTGTCCTCCATGCCCTTCGCGGTGGGCCAGATCTACGTCGGCTTCGCGTTCACCGGCTGGAGCGCGGCCGTCTACATGGCCAGCGAGGTCGAGGACCCCGCCCGGAACGTGCCGCGCGCCATGTGGCTCGGGTGCGGCCTGGTCGCCGGGATCTACCTGCTGCTCAACTTCGTTTTCGTCAGCGCCCTCTCGAGCGCCGAGCTCGCGACGGTGGCGCAGTCCCAGTCGTCGGCCCTGACCCTGGGGCACCTGGTGGCCGTGAGGCTGCTCGGCCCGGCGGGCGGCACGCTCGCCTCGGTCATGGTCCTGGCGGTGCTGGTGTCGAGCGTGGTGGCGATGAGCATGACCGGGCCTCGCGTCTGCGCCGCGATGGCCGAGGACGGCTACTTGCCGACCTGGATGCGCTGGGGGGAGGGCCGCTGGGGCGGCGCCGGCGCGGTCGGGCTCATGACGGCGCTTTCGGCGGTCATGACCGTCACCAACTCCTTCGAGGCGCTGCTCGGCGCGGTGGGAGTCACCCTCGCCGTCTTCGGCGCCCTGAGCGCCTGCGCGGTGCTGCGCATCGAGGGCCTGCGGCTGGGTCGCCGGCGAGGGGTCGCGCTCGCGGTTTACCTGCTCGGCGCGGGCTGGGGGGTGCTCAGCACCCTCGAGGCGTACCCGATGACCCTGGCATGGATGCTGTTGACCTTGCTGGCCGCGGCACTCGCCTATCGCCTCACCTCACGCGAGCTGCCCGAGCGGCGCCTCGGGATCCGCTAG
- a CDS encoding DUF2252 family protein, with product MKRLLPLLIALPMLSACSIASPFAPDAQGVRAFAKGRDGVALIKAYYAPLTKRDPDLIAKKYDLMSESAFAFFRGSAHLFYADVAQDKSLATRVKIPLQGDMHLENLGTYQGADGIVAYDLNDFDEAFVGPYTWDVARCATSILLAADEAGLKGHEGRELAEAFVSGYRGELETLVKSPQQLSRPLGADALRGPALDAIASAGKVSRADFIDKLTSHGSFKLGKKLSACDEGTRERLRVAVDRYAAGRGESARFYRVKDVAARLAGVASIGRYRYVALLEGASEAPGDDVILEFKEEGPTTAAPYAAAPVSDEAARVAAAYRYFLPSPDRFLGTARIQGLDYLVRELQPAKSGVELAELKGAKDFAKHMPAVALVAARAHARSGRGADLLADMGDAQAFVSRILDFALAYQAQVRQDHLAFKKRY from the coding sequence ATGAAACGCCTGCTGCCTCTGCTGATCGCCCTTCCGATGCTCAGCGCCTGTTCGATCGCATCGCCCTTCGCGCCGGACGCGCAGGGCGTGCGCGCCTTCGCCAAGGGCCGCGACGGGGTGGCGCTCATCAAGGCTTACTACGCGCCGCTCACCAAGCGCGACCCGGACCTCATCGCCAAGAAGTACGACCTGATGAGCGAATCGGCCTTCGCCTTCTTCCGGGGCAGCGCCCACCTCTTCTACGCGGACGTGGCCCAGGACAAGTCGCTCGCCACCCGCGTGAAGATCCCCCTGCAGGGCGACATGCACCTGGAGAACCTGGGGACCTATCAGGGCGCCGACGGGATCGTCGCCTACGACCTCAACGACTTCGACGAGGCCTTCGTCGGGCCGTACACCTGGGACGTGGCGCGCTGCGCGACCAGCATCCTTCTTGCGGCCGACGAGGCCGGACTGAAGGGCCACGAGGGCCGCGAGCTCGCCGAAGCCTTCGTTTCAGGCTACCGCGGCGAGCTCGAGACGCTCGTGAAGAGCCCGCAGCAGCTGTCGCGCCCCCTGGGCGCCGATGCGCTGCGCGGCCCCGCGCTCGATGCGATCGCAAGCGCCGGCAAGGTCTCGCGCGCCGACTTCATCGACAAGCTGACCAGCCATGGCAGCTTCAAGCTCGGCAAGAAGCTCTCGGCCTGCGACGAAGGGACCCGCGAGCGGCTGCGCGTGGCCGTCGATCGCTACGCCGCGGGGCGCGGCGAGAGCGCGCGGTTCTACCGGGTCAAGGACGTGGCCGCGCGGCTTGCGGGCGTGGCGAGCATCGGCCGCTACCGCTACGTGGCGCTGCTGGAAGGGGCGAGCGAAGCGCCCGGCGACGACGTGATCCTGGAGTTCAAGGAGGAAGGACCGACGACCGCCGCCCCCTATGCTGCCGCCCCCGTCTCGGACGAGGCCGCGCGCGTGGCTGCGGCCTATCGCTACTTCCTGCCGAGCCCCGATCGCTTCCTCGGCACGGCGCGCATTCAAGGCCTGGACTACCTGGTCCGGGAGCTCCAGCCCGCCAAGAGCGGCGTGGAGCTTGCCGAGCTCAAGGGCGCCAAGGACTTCGCCAAGCACATGCCTGCCGTCGCCCTGGTCGCCGCGCGCGCCCATGCCCGCTCCGGCCGCGGAGCCGACCTGCTCGCCGACATGGGCGACGCGCAGGCCTTCGTCTCGCGCATCCTCGACTTCGCGCTCGCCTATCAGGCCCAGGTCCGGCAGGACCACCTCGCCTTCAAGAAGCGGTACTAG
- a CDS encoding ABC transporter ATP-binding protein, whose amino-acid sequence MAPPKRPPGVSRDAFKALARPLGYLRQHWLEATGAACSLVVVLSASLATPQLIRTAIDDGLTAHRPGAIALAVSGMVGFAVIRAAFSFLQDYLSERASQGVAYRLREDLFEKIQRLSFSYYDRTETGQLLTRLTSDVEQVRSFAGAGILQLANAGLMLVASVVLLLFLNWQLTLVTLVTLLPIFFLMATFVKRIGPLFGRIQHQLGALNTLLQESLGGLRVVRAYGREADRLARYGATNQALQDLGIASIRAVANNFPFIMLVANCATLAIIGFGGWQTIHGTLTVGQLLAFNNYLGFLLMPIMTLGFSMVMIARAGASAVRVAEIFDAPLEVADAPGAREMPPLEGEVVFENVGFRYPGAERSSLENVSFRVSPGETVAIVGTTGSGKSTLVHLLPRFYDPSEGKVTIDGQDLREVTLASLRSQLGVVMQAPLLFSGTIAQNIAYGKPDATPEAIEQAAIAAQAAPFVQDLPDGYQTVIGERGTGLSGGQRQRLAIARALLVDPRLIILDDSTSAVDAETEAAIRASLDRLMRDARRTCFVIAQRFSTVRDADRILVLDGGKLVAEGKHDALLAECSLYAEILGAQFLDDTAQAPQATGELA is encoded by the coding sequence ATGGCCCCTCCAAAGCGGCCGCCCGGCGTCTCGCGCGACGCCTTCAAGGCTCTCGCTCGCCCCCTCGGCTATCTCCGCCAGCACTGGCTCGAAGCGACGGGCGCGGCCTGCTCGCTGGTGGTCGTCCTGAGCGCGAGCCTCGCGACGCCTCAGCTGATTCGCACCGCCATCGACGACGGGCTCACCGCGCACCGCCCCGGAGCCATCGCGCTCGCCGTGAGCGGGATGGTGGGCTTCGCCGTCATCCGAGCCGCCTTCAGCTTCCTTCAGGACTACCTGAGCGAGCGCGCCTCCCAGGGGGTCGCCTACCGGCTGCGCGAGGACCTGTTCGAGAAGATCCAGCGCCTCAGCTTCAGCTACTACGACCGAACCGAGACCGGGCAGCTGCTGACGCGCCTCACGAGCGACGTCGAGCAGGTCCGGAGCTTCGCGGGCGCCGGGATCCTTCAGCTCGCCAACGCCGGCTTGATGCTCGTCGCGAGCGTGGTGCTGCTCCTCTTCCTCAACTGGCAACTGACCCTCGTGACCCTCGTGACCCTGCTGCCCATCTTCTTCCTGATGGCGACCTTCGTGAAGCGGATCGGGCCGCTGTTCGGGCGCATCCAGCATCAGCTCGGAGCGCTCAACACCCTCTTGCAGGAGAGCCTCGGGGGGCTGCGCGTCGTGCGCGCCTACGGCCGCGAGGCGGACAGGCTCGCGCGCTACGGCGCGACCAACCAGGCCCTCCAGGACCTGGGCATCGCCTCCATCCGCGCGGTGGCCAACAACTTCCCCTTCATCATGCTGGTGGCCAACTGCGCCACCCTCGCGATCATCGGGTTCGGGGGCTGGCAAACCATCCACGGCACCCTCACGGTCGGGCAGCTGCTCGCCTTCAACAACTACCTGGGGTTCCTCCTGATGCCCATCATGACGCTGGGCTTCTCGATGGTCATGATCGCGCGCGCCGGCGCCTCGGCCGTCCGGGTGGCCGAGATCTTCGACGCTCCGCTGGAGGTCGCGGACGCCCCCGGCGCGCGCGAGATGCCGCCGCTCGAGGGCGAGGTCGTCTTCGAGAACGTCGGCTTCCGTTACCCCGGCGCCGAGCGAAGCAGCCTCGAGAACGTGAGCTTCCGGGTGAGCCCCGGCGAGACGGTGGCCATCGTGGGGACGACGGGCTCGGGCAAGAGTACCCTCGTCCACCTGCTGCCACGCTTCTACGACCCGAGCGAAGGCAAAGTGACGATCGACGGCCAGGACCTGCGCGAGGTGACGCTCGCCTCGCTTCGCAGCCAGCTCGGCGTCGTCATGCAGGCGCCGCTCCTCTTCAGCGGCACGATCGCCCAGAACATCGCCTACGGCAAGCCCGACGCCACCCCCGAGGCCATCGAGCAGGCTGCGATCGCCGCCCAGGCGGCGCCCTTCGTCCAGGACCTGCCCGACGGCTACCAGACCGTCATCGGCGAGCGGGGCACGGGCCTGTCGGGCGGCCAGCGCCAGCGCCTCGCGATCGCACGCGCCCTTCTGGTCGATCCGCGGCTCATCATCCTGGACGACAGCACCTCGGCGGTGGACGCCGAGACGGAGGCTGCGATCCGCGCCTCGCTGGATCGCCTGATGCGCGACGCGCGTCGCACCTGCTTCGTCATCGCGCAGCGCTTCAGCACCGTGCGCGACGCCGACCGGATCCTGGTCCTGGACGGCGGCAAGCTGGTTGCCGAAGGCAAGCACGACGCCCTTCTGGCCGAGTGCTCGCTCTACGCCGAGATCCTGGGGGCGCAGTTCCTGGACGATACCGCCCAAGCGCCGCAAGCGACGGGAGAACTGGCATGA